A region of the Microcoleus sp. AS-A8 genome:
TGGGAAAAGTGGCGGCTGTCGCCTGTACAGATTTGAATGGACTTTAATTGCAGACGTTGAGTGTTTTCTTGCAGCTTTTTGAGACGAGAGGCGGCGCGATCGCACGCCCAAATCGTCCCTTGATCGCCCATTAGTTCTGCGATATGGGTTGTCTTACCCCCTGGTGCCGCGCAGGCATCAATCACCACTTCACCCGCTTGAGGGTTCAGCAGATGGCTCACCAACTGAGCGCTACTATCTTGAACAGTCCACCATCCCTGACTGAATCCGGGTAACTGTTGAATGTTACCTGCGCCCCCAATGACTCGTAACGCTTGCGGGAGTTGGGGAATACGCCGAACCTCAACCCCCGCCGATTGCATCGCTGCCTCAACCTCCTCAATAGATATCCGCAGGGGATTGACTCGAAGGTCAATGGTGGGCGTTTGGTTCAACCAGGCACACAGTTGTTCTGTCTCATCTAATCCCAACTGTTCCTGCCACATCTGGATCATCCACTCAGGAAAGCTGTGCGACACCCCCAATCGTTCTACAGGTTCTGTGGGTAATTGTAAGGGGTCATTAAATTTGGGATTTTGTTGTTCTGAATCGATTAAGGAATTGGAGGCGGTGGGGGCTGTTGCTAAACGCTCATACTGCCGCAGTAACCCATTGACAACACCAGCCAGTCCTTTAAATCCATTTTCCTTAGCAAGCTCAACGGTTGTATTGACCGCTGCACGGGCGGGAATGTGCTTTTGATACCGTAACTGGTACAAGCCAATATGGAGGATTGTACGGAGCTCTGGAGGCTGCTGGTGGGCTTTTTTCTTACCGAGTTGATCGATTAAGGTGTCAAGGGTGCGCTGTCGTCTGACACTCCCATAAACTAGCTCTGTAGCTAAACCCCGATCCGCACTACTTAATGGCGTATCTCGCAACACCCGGTCGAGGGCTATATCGGTAAAAGTACCCCGCCGTTGGATATCGATGAGCGCTTGAAAGGCCAACTGGCGAGGATTTTGCATGGGAATTCTTTGAGATTGAATAGGTGACATGCTCCCAACGCCACTTTTCAGGATGGTGTGGGGGCGCACAGAGGTTCAACCTCATTTTAAAGATAGCGATACGCTTCTTTGGGACAGTACCCTTTGGGCAATCGCTTCCTGGCGGAAGATCACTGTTGAGATGGGTTGGCTGCTAAAGTTGGTTCCATGTTCACAGCGACCAGTAATTTGTCTGTGTCTTTGGCTATTTCTAACCAGATGGCTTGCAATACCGCATCTCTATCCAGTCCGGCGCTGACGTAAGACAATTCTTCACCTTCAACCGCATCCTGTGCAGCGGCGGCGAACTCAGGGTATTTAACAAACAGCTTTTCAAGTACGTTGTCTCGACATTGGAGCATTTCGTTGTAACCCCCAGCGCGATCGCACTGCATAAACTTGAGAGCTAATTTGTGCCCATCTACAACAGATTTTACAGATGCGACGGTTTTGGGGTCACCATAAACTTGATCAACGATATTCTCTAAATCGATTAGGTCTTCCTTGTATTCTTTGGGATTAATCCCATCATCCCTTTCAATTTTAATTCTCATCACTCTCACCTCCTCAATGGCTGCTTTTAAAGAAGTTGTGAGGATAGGCACAGAAACAGGTTCGGCGATTTGTTCCGATCGCTCCCAAGAAGCGGTTCCGTAAGACAAGCGCATTCCTAAAGAGCGAGCCTGACAGCCAAAGCAGAGGATAGATAAAGTTAAGGGGAGTGCTAGCTTCTGTAATGACATAGGGATTTTAAATCAACAATCATTAGAAGGAACTTTTGCGTTGCACCCCTCTTTATTGTTGTAGACCTCTAGCAGCTTGACGTTTGCAGCTACTGAGAGTATTAGTAC
Encoded here:
- a CDS encoding 16S rRNA (cytosine(967)-C(5))-methyltransferase; the encoded protein is MQNPRQLAFQALIDIQRRGTFTDIALDRVLRDTPLSSADRGLATELVYGSVRRQRTLDTLIDQLGKKKAHQQPPELRTILHIGLYQLRYQKHIPARAAVNTTVELAKENGFKGLAGVVNGLLRQYERLATAPTASNSLIDSEQQNPKFNDPLQLPTEPVERLGVSHSFPEWMIQMWQEQLGLDETEQLCAWLNQTPTIDLRVNPLRISIEEVEAAMQSAGVEVRRIPQLPQALRVIGGAGNIQQLPGFSQGWWTVQDSSAQLVSHLLNPQAGEVVIDACAAPGGKTTHIAELMGDQGTIWACDRAASRLKKLQENTQRLQLKSIQICTGDSRHFSQFTHAADRVLLDAPCSGLGTLHRRPDIRWRITPATVQELSVLQGELLEQAATWVKPEGILVYATCTLHPLENEGVIQSFLERHSEWQIRPPATDSALTAFSTPQGWLKVWPHRYQMDGFFMVQLARCQ